The DNA window CAAGGCAATCAAGTTCACCGGCGCCAAGCGCGATTGCGAACACTGTCCGCTACGTAGTCAGTGCTTGCGCCATCCCAACCAGACCACGGTGCACCAAGTCGCTATCTTCATAGGCAAGCACGACAGCGCAAAGGAAAGCGCCCTCGATCGGATGAAGCGCAAGATCGATAGCGACCGCGGGCGCGAGATGGTCAGTCGACGCTTCGCCACTGTGGAGCCCGTGTTCGGCAACTTACGCCATTACAAGCGGCTCAACCGCTTCACCCTGAGAGGTCGCAGAAAGGTCGATGGGCAGTGGAAGCTCTACTTGCCTGGTGCACAACATTGAAAAGCTTGCGCACAACGAGTATGCCCAATGAGAGCAATGCGATTCCGATGCAACGAGAGGCACTGCAAGCGAACAAACAGCCCCTTTTAACGTTTACTGCCAACCGAAACGGCATTCGTCGGAAACGTCAAAGGCAGCATTAAACTCGCTACAGTTAATGATGGATAACATGACGCTCCATAAACCGGTAATTCAACAGCTTCGTTGGGGGCGAATGGACACAGCGTCGCTGCCGGGAGTACGATTTAGCCATGAAAGTATCTAGTGGGAAAGTAATCGGCGGGAAAGTCGTCGTCGAAGGGGAGCCGCTTACCGAAGGAGCTACGGTCACCATTCTCGCCCGAGATGAAGATGAAACGTTCGAAGCTTCGGCGGAGCAGGAGGCAGCACTTCTGGCAGCGATTGAAGAAGCTAAATGCGGCGACCTAATTTCATCTAATCAGCTTCTGGCGAGTCTCCGCCGTTCGGTTTGAGTCGCGCGCTAACGATCCGGATCACCCGACGTGCTGCCGCGCAGATCCAAGAGGCCGCGGCCTGGTGGGCGGACCATCGACTTGCTGCTCCTGGCGCAATCTCTGAAGAGCTAGAGCGCGCGTTTGCCCTGCTCACCGTCCAGCCCGATATAGGCGCGCGCGCACGGAATAAGAAGTTACGTGGCGTTCGAAGACTTCACCTCAACCGTATTCGACACCATCTCTATTACCGAGTGTCCTCGGACACCGTCGAAGTGCTTGCGTTTTGGCATGCAAGCCGTGGTGCTGGTCCGAAGTTGTAGCCGTGTCGATAGTGCCCAACACTCCCTCAGGTTGACTATCAAGTTTTTCATTGTTGAGTTGTAATGGCGATATTGGAGTTACCCCATTTTCGTGGACGGTTCGCGGCTTGGGATTCAAGCCGCGTGTGTCAGCGGTTGTGGGGTGGACTGAGCGTGAATCCTGCTCTCTAGCTTCGTCTGCCTAATCCTAATGCCGGGGACCGACAGCAGCACGCCCGACGTCGCGGAACAGAAAGCCGCGAAAGCATTAAGACAACACGTACCAGGCGCCACGACGCAATGACCCAAGCTCTGGAAATCCTGCGCGCCGTTTTCGGCTATGAGCAATTTCGCGGTCAGCAGGCGGCGGTGGTCGAGCACCTGCTCGATGGCGGCGATGCGCTGGTGCTGATGCCAACCGGCGGCGGCAAATCGCTGTGTTATCAGATTCCGGCGATGCTACG is part of the Gammaproteobacteria bacterium genome and encodes:
- a CDS encoding type II toxin-antitoxin system RelE/ParE family toxin, producing the protein MSRALTIRITRRAAAQIQEAAAWWADHRLAAPGAISEELERAFALLTVQPDIGARARNKKLRGVRRLHLNRIRHHLYYRVSSDTVEVLAFWHASRGAGPKL